The proteins below come from a single Kosakonia sp. SMBL-WEM22 genomic window:
- the sspA gene encoding stringent starvation protein SspA, protein MAVAANKRSVMTLFSGPVDIYSHQVRIVLAEKGVSFEIEHVEKDNPPQDLIDLNPSQSVPTLVDRELTLWESRIIMEYLDERFPHPPLMPVYPVARGESRLYMHRIEKDWYSLMNVIENNSGAQADAARKQLREELLAIGPLFTQKPYFLNDEFSLVDCYLAPLLWRLPVLGIELSGTGAKELKGYMTRVFERDSFLASLTEAEREMRLGRG, encoded by the coding sequence ATGGCTGTCGCTGCCAACAAACGTTCGGTAATGACGCTGTTTTCTGGTCCTGTGGACATCTATAGTCATCAGGTCCGCATCGTGCTGGCCGAGAAGGGTGTCAGCTTTGAAATTGAGCACGTGGAAAAGGATAATCCTCCTCAGGATCTGATTGACCTCAACCCGAGTCAAAGCGTACCGACACTTGTAGATCGTGAGCTCACCCTGTGGGAATCGCGCATCATTATGGAATATCTGGACGAGCGTTTTCCGCACCCGCCGTTAATGCCGGTTTATCCGGTGGCGCGCGGTGAAAGCCGTCTCTACATGCACCGCATCGAGAAAGACTGGTACTCGCTGATGAACGTCATCGAGAACAACAGCGGTGCGCAGGCCGATGCCGCCCGTAAACAGCTGCGTGAAGAGCTGCTGGCGATTGGCCCGCTGTTTACCCAGAAGCCTTACTTCCTGAATGACGAATTCAGCCTGGTTGACTGCTACCTCGCGCCGCTGCTGTGGCGTCTGCCGGTACTGGGCATCGAGCTGAGCGGCACAGGTGCGAAAGAGCTGAAAGGGTATATGACGCGTGTCTTCGAACGTGATTCTTTCCTTGCCTCTCTGACAGAAGCCGAGCGCGAAATGCGCCTTGGTCGGGGTTAA
- the rpsI gene encoding 30S ribosomal protein S9, whose protein sequence is MAENQYYGTGRRKSSAARVFIKPGNGKIVINQRSLEQYFGRETARMVVRQPLELVDMVEKLDLYITVKGGGISGQAGAIRHGITRALMEYDESLRAELRKAGFVTRDARQVERKKVGLRKARRRPQFSKR, encoded by the coding sequence ATGGCTGAAAATCAATACTACGGCACTGGTCGCCGCAAAAGCTCCGCCGCTCGCGTGTTTATCAAACCGGGCAACGGTAAAATCGTAATCAACCAGCGTTCGCTGGAACAGTACTTCGGTCGTGAAACTGCCCGCATGGTAGTTCGTCAGCCGCTGGAACTGGTCGACATGGTTGAGAAATTGGACCTGTACATCACCGTTAAAGGTGGTGGTATCTCCGGTCAGGCTGGTGCGATCCGTCACGGTATCACCCGCGCTCTGATGGAGTACGACGAGTCCCTGCGCGCTGAACTGCGTAAAGCTGGCTTCGTTACTCGTGACGCTCGTCAGGTTGAACGTAAGAAAGTCGGTCTGCGTAAAGCACGTCGTCGTCCGCAGTTCTCCAAGCGTTAA
- the rplM gene encoding 50S ribosomal protein L13, whose product MKTFTAKPETVKRDWYVVDATGKTLGRLATELARRLRGKHKAEYTPHVDTGDYIIVLNAEKVAVTGNKREDKVYYHHTGHIGGIKQATFEEMIARRPERVIEIAVKGMLPKGPLGRAMYRKLKVYAGNEHNHAAQQPQVLDI is encoded by the coding sequence ATGAAAACTTTTACAGCTAAACCAGAAACCGTAAAACGCGACTGGTATGTTGTTGACGCGACCGGTAAAACTCTGGGTCGTCTGGCTACCGAACTGGCTCGTCGCCTGCGCGGTAAGCACAAAGCGGAATACACCCCGCACGTTGATACTGGTGATTACATCATCGTTCTGAACGCTGAGAAAGTTGCTGTAACCGGCAACAAGCGTGAAGATAAAGTGTATTACCACCACACTGGCCACATCGGTGGTATCAAACAAGCGACCTTTGAAGAGATGATTGCCCGCCGTCCTGAGCGTGTGATTGAAATCGCGGTTAAAGGCATGCTGCCAAAAGGCCCGCTGGGTCGTGCTATGTACCGTAAACTGAAAGTTTACGCTGGCAACGAGCACAACCACGCGGCACAGCAACCGCAAGTTCTTGACATCTAA
- the zapE gene encoding cell division protein ZapE, with product MQSLSPTSRYLTALKEGSHQPDDVQKEAVTRLDTIYQQLIAEQEPAAQQSGGLMAKFSKLLGKRDTAPREPVRGLYMWGGVGRGKTWLMDLFYHSLPGERKQRLHFHRFMLRVHEELTTLQGQSDPLEIVADRFKAQTDVLCFDEFFVSDITDAMLLGGLMKALFARGITLVATSNIPPDELYRNGLQRARFLPAIEAIKQFCDVMNVDAGIDYRLRTLTQAHLWLSPLGEETAQQMDKLWLALAGAPRRHAPELEVNHRPLATLGVESQTLAVSFATLCVDARSQHDYIALSRLFHTVMLFEVPVMTKLMENEARRFIALVDEFYERHVKLVVSAAAPLHEIYQGERVRFEFQRCLSRLQEMQSEEYLKREHMP from the coding sequence ATGCAAAGCCTTTCCCCGACATCGCGATATCTTACTGCCCTGAAAGAGGGTAGCCATCAGCCGGACGATGTGCAAAAAGAAGCTGTCACCCGACTGGATACGATTTATCAACAGTTGATTGCCGAACAGGAGCCCGCCGCGCAGCAGAGCGGAGGCCTGATGGCGAAGTTCAGTAAGCTGCTGGGCAAACGCGATACCGCACCGCGAGAGCCGGTACGCGGCCTCTATATGTGGGGAGGTGTCGGACGAGGCAAAACCTGGCTGATGGATCTCTTCTATCACAGCTTGCCGGGCGAGCGTAAACAGCGTCTGCACTTTCACCGCTTTATGTTGCGCGTGCATGAAGAGTTAACCACGCTGCAAGGGCAGAGCGATCCGCTGGAGATTGTTGCTGACCGCTTCAAGGCGCAAACCGACGTGCTCTGTTTTGATGAGTTCTTTGTTTCAGACATTACCGATGCGATGCTGCTTGGCGGGCTAATGAAAGCGCTGTTCGCGCGTGGCATCACGCTGGTGGCGACGTCGAACATTCCGCCGGACGAGCTCTATCGCAATGGCTTACAGCGCGCCCGTTTCCTGCCCGCCATTGAGGCGATAAAGCAGTTTTGCGATGTGATGAACGTCGACGCCGGCATCGATTACCGCTTGCGTACGCTCACCCAGGCCCATTTATGGCTGTCGCCGCTTGGTGAAGAGACCGCGCAGCAGATGGATAAGCTGTGGCTGGCGCTGGCGGGTGCGCCGCGCCGTCACGCGCCGGAGCTGGAGGTGAATCATCGGCCGCTGGCGACACTCGGCGTGGAGAGTCAAACCTTAGCCGTCTCCTTTGCCACATTATGTGTTGATGCGCGCAGCCAGCATGATTACATCGCGCTGTCGCGCCTTTTCCACACCGTGATGCTGTTTGAGGTGCCGGTGATGACGAAGCTGATGGAGAACGAAGCGCGCCGCTTTATTGCGCTGGTGGATGAATTTTATGAGCGCCACGTGAAGCTGGTGGTGAGCGCCGCCGCGCCGCTGCATGAGATTTACCAGGGCGAGCGGGTGAGGTTTGAGTTTCAGCGCTGTTTATCGCGCCTGCAGGAGATGCAGAGCGAGGAGTACCTGAAACGCGAGCATATGCCGTAA
- the zapG gene encoding Z-ring associated protein ZapG, which yields MTWEYALIGLVVGIIIGAVGMRFGNRKLRQQQALQYELEKNKAELEEYREELVSHFARSAELLDNMADDYRQLYQHMAKSSSSLLPEMSAEENPFRNRLSESEANNDQAPVQIPRDYSEGASGLLRGRANRK from the coding sequence ATGACCTGGGAATACGCGCTAATTGGGTTAGTTGTCGGCATTATTATTGGTGCCGTGGGCATGCGTTTCGGAAACCGGAAATTGCGTCAACAGCAGGCCTTGCAGTATGAACTGGAAAAAAACAAAGCAGAACTGGAAGAGTACCGCGAAGAGCTGGTGAGTCACTTTGCCCGCAGTGCTGAACTTCTGGACAACATGGCGGATGACTATCGTCAGCTTTACCAGCATATGGCGAAGAGCTCCTCCAGCCTGCTGCCGGAAATGTCCGCGGAAGAGAATCCGTTCCGCAACCGTCTGTCAGAGTCTGAAGCAAACAACGATCAGGCCCCGGTACAGATCCCGCGTGACTACTCTGAAGGCGCATCGGGTCTGCTGCGCGGTCGCGCCAATCGCAAATAA
- the degQ gene encoding serine endoprotease DegQ, with product MKKQTQLLSAIALSVGLSLSAPLATAAMPSQVPGQGALPSLAPVLEKVLPAVVSVQVEGTAVQSQKVPEELKKFFGEGAPEQPQQPQPFEGLGSGVIIDAAKGYVLTNNHVINQAQKISVQLNDGREFDAKLIGGDDQSDIALLQLQNPSNLTQIAIADSDKLRVGDFVVAVGNPFGLGQTATSGIVSALGRSGLNLEGLENFIQTDASINRGNSGGALLNLNGELIGINTAILAPGGGSVGIGFAIPSNMAQTLSHQLIQFGEIKRGLLGIKGMEMSADIAKAFNLNVQRGAFVSEVLPNSGSAKAGIKSGDVIVSLNGKALNSFAELRSRIATTEPGAKVKLGLLRDGKPLDVEVTLDKSTSASASAELISPALQGAELSDGQLKDGTKGIRVGEVEKGSSAAQAGLHKDDVIIGVNRARVQSIAEMRKVLETRPSVMALHIVRGNDSIYLLLR from the coding sequence ATGAAGAAACAAACCCAGTTGTTGAGTGCAATCGCGTTAAGTGTCGGCTTATCTCTCTCGGCACCGTTGGCAACGGCGGCCATGCCGTCACAGGTACCTGGCCAGGGGGCGTTACCTAGTCTTGCGCCGGTGCTTGAGAAAGTGCTTCCCGCCGTGGTCAGCGTGCAGGTTGAAGGCACTGCGGTACAGAGCCAGAAGGTTCCGGAAGAGTTAAAGAAATTCTTCGGTGAAGGAGCGCCCGAGCAGCCGCAACAGCCGCAGCCGTTCGAGGGGCTGGGCTCCGGGGTAATTATTGATGCCGCGAAGGGCTACGTCCTGACCAATAATCACGTCATCAACCAGGCGCAAAAAATTAGCGTGCAGCTCAACGATGGTCGCGAATTCGACGCCAAACTAATCGGCGGCGACGACCAGAGCGACATCGCGCTGTTACAGCTGCAAAACCCCAGCAACCTGACGCAAATCGCCATTGCCGACTCCGATAAGCTGCGCGTCGGCGATTTTGTCGTCGCGGTTGGTAACCCGTTTGGCCTCGGGCAGACCGCAACGTCCGGGATTGTCTCGGCGCTCGGTCGTAGCGGCCTTAACCTCGAAGGGCTGGAGAACTTTATCCAGACCGATGCCTCGATTAACCGCGGTAACTCCGGCGGCGCGCTGCTCAATCTCAACGGCGAGCTGATCGGCATTAATACCGCCATTCTCGCGCCCGGCGGCGGCAGTGTTGGTATCGGCTTTGCTATCCCCAGCAATATGGCGCAAACACTCTCCCATCAGTTAATCCAGTTTGGTGAGATTAAGCGCGGCCTGCTCGGCATTAAAGGCATGGAGATGAGCGCGGACATCGCCAAAGCCTTTAACCTGAATGTGCAGCGCGGGGCATTTGTCAGCGAAGTGCTGCCCAACTCCGGCTCGGCGAAAGCGGGAATCAAATCCGGGGATGTGATTGTCAGCCTCAACGGTAAAGCCCTGAACAGCTTCGCGGAGTTGCGCTCGCGCATCGCCACCACAGAACCGGGCGCGAAAGTGAAGCTTGGGCTGCTGCGCGACGGTAAACCACTTGACGTTGAAGTGACGCTGGATAAGAGCACCTCCGCTTCCGCCAGCGCAGAGCTGATTTCGCCAGCGTTGCAGGGGGCAGAGTTGAGCGACGGGCAGTTGAAGGATGGCACCAAAGGCATCCGGGTTGGTGAAGTTGAGAAAGGCAGCTCCGCGGCACAGGCTGGCCTGCATAAAGATGATGTGATCATCGGCGTTAACCGTGCGCGCGTGCAGTCTATCGCCGAGATGCGCAAAGTGCTGGAGACCAGGCCGTCGGTGATGGCGCTGCACATTGTGCGGGGTAACGACAGTATCTATCTGCTGCTGCGTTAA
- the degS gene encoding outer membrane-stress sensor serine endopeptidase DegS translates to MYVKLLRSIAIGIVVGGLIIAAMPSLRQNNPLATHPLDSADETPASYNSAVRRAAPAVVNVYNRSLNSSTHDRLEIRTLGSGVIMDQRGYIITNKHVINDADQIIVALQDGRVFEALLVGSDSLTDLAVLKVNANSGLPVIPINARRTPHIGDVVLAIGNPYNLGQTITQGIISATGRIGLNPSGRQNFLQTDASINHGNSGGALVNSLGELMGINTLSFDKSNDGETPEGIGFAIPFQLATKIMDKLIRDGRVIRGYIGIGGREIAPLHAQGTGIDPIQGIVVNEVSPDGPAARAGIQVNDVITSVNGKPAVSALETMDQVAEIRPGSEIPVEVMRDDKKLTLHVTIQEYPATN, encoded by the coding sequence ATGTATGTGAAGCTTTTACGTTCGATTGCAATCGGTATTGTCGTCGGTGGCCTGATCATCGCCGCCATGCCGTCGCTACGTCAGAATAACCCGCTCGCGACGCATCCGTTAGACAGCGCCGATGAGACACCTGCGTCCTATAATTCGGCCGTGCGCCGCGCCGCGCCCGCAGTGGTCAACGTCTATAACCGTAGCCTGAACAGCTCCACGCACGATCGCCTTGAAATCCGCACCCTCGGCTCCGGCGTTATCATGGATCAGCGCGGCTATATCATCACTAACAAGCATGTGATCAACGATGCGGATCAGATTATCGTCGCCCTGCAGGATGGACGCGTCTTTGAAGCCCTGCTGGTCGGCTCAGATAGCCTGACGGATCTGGCGGTGCTGAAAGTGAACGCTAACTCCGGGCTGCCAGTGATCCCAATTAATGCCAGGCGCACGCCGCATATTGGCGATGTGGTGCTGGCGATAGGCAACCCCTACAACCTCGGGCAGACCATCACACAGGGGATCATCAGCGCCACCGGGCGTATCGGCCTCAACCCCAGCGGGCGGCAAAATTTCCTGCAGACCGATGCCTCTATTAACCACGGCAACTCTGGCGGCGCGCTGGTTAACTCGCTCGGCGAGTTAATGGGCATCAATACCCTGTCGTTTGATAAGAGCAACGATGGGGAGACGCCGGAGGGGATTGGTTTCGCCATTCCGTTCCAGCTGGCGACCAAAATTATGGATAAGCTTATCCGCGACGGGCGAGTGATCCGCGGCTATATCGGTATCGGCGGACGCGAGATTGCCCCACTGCACGCCCAGGGCACCGGTATCGATCCGATTCAGGGCATTGTGGTTAATGAAGTGTCGCCAGACGGCCCGGCCGCGCGCGCAGGTATTCAGGTCAATGACGTGATCACCTCCGTGAACGGCAAACCGGCGGTATCGGCGCTGGAGACCATGGACCAGGTGGCGGAGATCCGCCCGGGTTCAGAGATCCCGGTTGAAGTGATGCGTGACGATAAAAAGCTGACGCTGCACGTCACCATTCAGGAGTACCCGGCCACCAACTGA
- the mdh gene encoding malate dehydrogenase: MKVAVLGAAGGIGQALALLLKTQLPSGSELSLYDIAPVTPGVAVDLSHIPTDVNIKGFSGEDATPALEGADVVLISAGVARKPGMDRSDLFNVNAGIVKNLVAQVAKTAPKACIGIITNPVNTTVAIAAEVLKKAGVYDKNKLFGVTTLDIIRSNTFVAELKGKKPAEIEVPVIGGHSGVTILPLLSQIPGVTFSEQEVADLTKRIQNAGTEVVEAKAGGGSATLSMGQAAARFGLSLVRALQGESGIVECAYVEGDGEYARFFSQPLLLGKNGVEERKAIGQLSAFEQQSLEGMLDTLKKDIDLGVDFVNR, encoded by the coding sequence ATGAAAGTCGCAGTCCTCGGCGCGGCCGGCGGTATCGGCCAGGCGCTTGCCCTACTACTGAAAACACAACTGCCTTCAGGTTCAGAACTCTCCCTCTACGACATCGCACCTGTCACTCCCGGTGTCGCTGTAGACCTCAGTCATATCCCGACCGATGTAAACATCAAAGGCTTCTCCGGTGAAGATGCGACGCCTGCGCTGGAAGGTGCTGACGTAGTGCTGATCTCAGCAGGGGTTGCGCGTAAACCCGGTATGGATCGCTCCGACCTGTTTAACGTCAACGCCGGTATCGTGAAAAACCTGGTGGCGCAGGTAGCGAAAACCGCGCCGAAAGCCTGTATCGGTATCATTACTAACCCGGTCAACACCACCGTCGCGATTGCGGCTGAAGTGCTGAAAAAAGCGGGTGTCTATGACAAGAACAAACTGTTTGGCGTGACCACGCTGGACATTATTCGCTCCAACACGTTCGTTGCTGAGCTGAAAGGTAAGAAACCTGCCGAGATCGAAGTACCGGTGATTGGCGGGCACTCTGGTGTGACCATCCTGCCGCTGCTGTCGCAGATCCCGGGCGTTACCTTCAGCGAGCAGGAAGTGGCCGACCTGACCAAGCGTATCCAGAACGCGGGCACCGAAGTGGTGGAAGCGAAGGCGGGTGGCGGTTCAGCAACCCTCTCCATGGGCCAGGCGGCTGCACGTTTTGGTCTGTCGCTGGTGCGCGCCTTGCAGGGCGAGAGCGGTATCGTTGAGTGCGCCTACGTTGAAGGCGATGGCGAATATGCACGTTTCTTCTCGCAGCCGCTGCTGCTGGGTAAAAACGGCGTAGAAGAGCGCAAGGCGATTGGCCAGCTCAGCGCGTTTGAACAGCAGTCGCTGGAAGGTATGCTGGATACGCTGAAAAAAGATATCGATCTCGGTGTCGATTTCGTTAACCGCTAA
- the argR gene encoding transcriptional regulator ArgR encodes MRSSAKQEELVKAFKALLKEEKFSSQGEIVQALQEEGFDNINQSKVSRMLTKFGAVRTRNAKMEMVYCLPIEMGVPTTSSPLKNLVLDIDYNDAVVVIHTSPGAAQLIARLLDSLGKAEGILGTIAGDDTIFTTPARGFTVKDLYEAILVLFEQEL; translated from the coding sequence ATGCGAAGCTCGGCTAAACAAGAAGAATTAGTGAAGGCGTTTAAAGCGCTTTTAAAAGAAGAGAAATTCAGTTCCCAGGGTGAAATTGTTCAGGCCTTACAAGAAGAGGGCTTCGACAATATCAACCAGTCCAAAGTCTCACGCATGCTGACCAAGTTCGGCGCGGTACGTACGCGTAACGCGAAAATGGAGATGGTCTACTGCCTGCCGATTGAGATGGGCGTACCAACGACCTCCAGCCCACTGAAGAATCTGGTACTGGATATCGACTACAACGACGCGGTGGTAGTCATCCACACCAGCCCTGGCGCTGCACAGTTGATCGCACGCCTGCTCGACTCGCTGGGTAAAGCGGAAGGGATCCTCGGCACCATCGCTGGTGACGATACTATCTTCACCACGCCAGCCCGCGGCTTTACCGTTAAAGATCTCTACGAAGCGATCCTCGTTCTCTTCGAACAAGAGCTTTAA
- the yhcN gene encoding peroxide/acid stress response protein YhcN — MNIKSSIATMGILSALSFGAFAADMINADQAQDRQSLGTVSVGAIASSPMDMNAQLSKKAEQQGASSYRIIEAHSGDRWHATAELYK, encoded by the coding sequence ATGAATATCAAATCATCTATCGCAACTATGGGTATCCTTTCAGCACTCTCATTTGGCGCCTTCGCCGCTGATATGATCAATGCAGACCAGGCGCAAGATCGTCAGTCTCTGGGTACCGTCTCCGTCGGCGCCATCGCCTCTTCACCAATGGACATGAACGCGCAGCTGAGCAAAAAAGCGGAACAGCAGGGTGCATCATCCTACCGCATCATTGAAGCGCACAGCGGTGACCGCTGGCACGCGACGGCTGAACTCTACAAATAA
- the yhcN gene encoding peroxide/acid stress response protein YhcN — MKRNLIIASLGLASLISFGASAATLVNSDQASNLQPVGTVSVSQIAGVPMDIRQELSAKADQAGASSYRIIEARTGSHTHVTAELYK; from the coding sequence ATGAAACGCAATCTGATCATCGCATCTCTTGGCCTTGCTTCCCTGATCTCATTCGGCGCGAGCGCCGCAACTCTGGTAAACAGCGATCAGGCCAGCAACCTGCAACCCGTAGGTACCGTCTCTGTTTCACAGATCGCCGGTGTTCCGATGGATATCCGTCAGGAACTCTCCGCGAAAGCCGATCAGGCTGGCGCAAGCAGCTACCGCATTATTGAAGCCCGTACCGGTTCTCACACCCACGTGACGGCTGAACTGTACAAATAA